The following proteins are encoded in a genomic region of Trypanosoma brucei gambiense DAL972 chromosome 8, complete sequence:
- a CDS encoding protein kinase, putative, which yields MSEDSAAGGCTLRQTAPFLLKFVYATGIQLAAQNSLLPVAVGSAVVCTAFFTYICSSSPRWKGAPGLFGHANRNAPRRVKLGATQINVATGESTTTSTLWDIDSTDEGTRCAGGSGVVTATSSAVLLPRGTTPLCVEVSPSSSLFSSAHIPILYMHAPICRGGRRNGMVRHKRRKNASQGLMAHAVAQGMNLLSDVLWPRAVAIMSLVVDAVPRFVRCEIPNLNFLRNRWTFSFPSSQLLLLRSRLISSEADGMQTRCGTQQQPVAQADVKVMDETSDTHCELVVRVGDNSAAGITGALHADAVAQHLLRSSYSTNQCTTVPPLNPLSFSCGHPSVVKQTDDVEAKAGTAHPPSGPWIQGATVRHGEMRIGRFLGRGRWGKVFQCCNPETGEVLAVKQLIFDDNDPKVRQRVGELRLELDVLRLANRCRVPWIVGFRGVERRGSSVLLFMEYCARGSLLDYLTQHVAAARRLTSRCGAEIVSERGGSPLPHRRDDLYRQSSCVEKGAGGTSNHRPVEGSLREETDGGILPPLPQVSPYSPDCRQRANAERPWSNPLALPIREIQRFMRQTVEALHFLHSNGYAHLDVKTANVLVTADGDVRLADFGCCGRLRQGPTSLHTCVGHSHAVWPSGLLDGTPHAAAFSGSIAPSDPTRHNLSTPPVASMSESGDATAGAAGIHGSGSCNCVSGGDSVMYPTLVDDELTAEPRGTALYVAPEVIRLDKSRIGAPSDVWAAGCVAMELATGEVPWQHVAEEQLCVMFRVASTKEDLPLPPRIVEAVRDARWWLACYSNDAEANGRDVHDHHSAAKLLAHEEEEERRYDAATVRRCDRSENAANHFKCDIESLVNMQLLVSLEDFLHSCLHIRPEERPNCEEMLRHPFLVTR from the coding sequence TACATTTGTTCCAGTTCGCCTCGGTGGAAGGGTGCACCAGGTCTTTTCGGTCATGCCAATCGTAATGCTCCACGGCGTGTGAAACTCGGCGCAACCCAGATAAATGTTGCGACGGGAGagagcaccaccaccagtaCGCTGTGGGACATTGACAGCACCGATGAGGGCACACGATGCGCCGGTGGGTCGGGAGTGGTGACCGCAACGTCGTCGGCAGTGCTGTTACCGCGGGGCACCACCCCTCTGTGCGTTGAAGTTAGCCCCTCAAgttccttgttttcttccgcGCACATTCCTATCCTCTACATGCACGCACCCATCTGCCGTGGTGGAAGGCGTAATGGAATGGTGCGGCATAAGAGACGCAAGAATGCCAGTCAAGGCTTGATGGCCCACGCGGTAGCTCAAGGTATGAACCTCCTCAGTGACGTGTTGTGGCCAAGAGCAGTTGCGATCATGTCATTGGTTGTTGATGCTGTGCCTCGCTTCGTTAGATGTGAGATCCCTAACCTGAATTTCCTCAGAAATCGTTggacattttcttttccatcatcaCAACTACTTTTACTGCGATCGCGTTTGATATCCAGTGAGGCAGATGGAATGCAAACACGTTGCGGgacgcagcagcaaccgGTAGCACAAGCAGATGTAAAAGTAATGGATGAAACTTCGGACACACACTGCGAGTTGGTGGTGAGAGTAGGGGATAACAGCGCAGCAGGAATAACTGGTGCCCTCCACGCGGATGCAGTAGCACAACACCTGTTGAGGAGCAGTTACTCTACAAACCAGTGCACCACTGTGCCCCCGCTTAATCCCCTGTCGTTTTCATGTGGTCACCCCTCGGTTGTTAAGCAAACTGATGACGTCGAAGCTAAAGCCGGCACCGCCCATCCGCCCTCTGGACCATGGATCCAAGGTGCTACCGTGCGTCATGGTGAAATGCGGATAGGCCGCTTCCTCGGAAGAGGGAGGTGGGGAAAAGTTTTCCAGTGCTGTAACCCCGAGACAGGTGAGGTGTTGGCAGTAAAACAGCTTATTTTTGACGATAATGACCCGAAAGTGCGCCAACGTGTAGGAGAGTTGCGACTCGAGCTGGATGTGCTGAGGTTGGCGAATCGTTGCCGCGTGCCGTGGATTGTTGGATTCCGTGGGGTGGAGAGGCGTGGTTCTTCCGTTTTACTCTTTATGGAGTACTGTGCTCGTGGTTCGCTGCTTGACTACCTGACGCAGCACGTCGCGGCAGCGCGGCGTTTGACTTCGAGATGTGGCGCCGAGATCGTCAGTGAGCGGGGTGGTTCTCCACTGCCCCATCGAAGGGACGATTTGTACCGCCAGTCGTCGTGTGTGGAAAAAGGTGCAGGGGGGACGAGTAATCACCGACCCGTAGAAGGTTCTTTGAGGGAAGAAACTGATGGAGGAATTCTTCCTCCACTTCCCCAAGTTTCCCCTTACTCTCCTGATTGCAGGCAGCGCGCCAATGCCGAGCGCCCCTGGTCCAACCCACTTGCGCTTCCCATCAGAGAGATTCAGCGGTTTATGCGACAAACAGTTGAGgcacttcattttcttcattccaATGGTTATGCGCACTTAGATGTGAAGACTGCCAATGTTCTTGTCACGGCGGATGGTGACGTGCGTCTCGCAGACTTTGGATGTTGCGGGCGCTTACGGCAGGGTCCCACCTCGCTGCATACTTGTGTGGGGCATAGTCACGCTGTGTGGCCGTCGGGTCTTTTAGATGGCACTCCGCATGCGGCTGCTTTTTCTGGTTCCATTGCCCCTTCCGACCCAACACGGCATAATCTCTCAACACCACCGGTGGCATCGATGTCCGAAAGTGGCGACGCGACGGCTGGGGCCGCGGGGATTCACGGGAGTGGAAGCTGCAATTGCGTAAGCGGTGGAGATTCCGTTATGTATCCCACGTTGGTTGATGATGAACTAACTGCGGAGCCCCGTGGCACTGCGCTTTACGTTGCCCCAGAGGTGATCCGCCTGGACAAAAGTCGGATAGGCGCGCCCAGCGATGTGTGGGCCGCTGGTTGTGTGGCTATGGAACTTGCAACAGGAGAAGTGCCGTGGCAACATGTGGCAGAAGAGCAGTTGTGCGTTATGTTTCGTGTTGCCTCAACAAAAGAGGATTTGCCGCTACCGCCACGCATTGTGGAGGCGGTACGTGATGCACGGTGGTGGTTAGCATGCTACAGCAATGACGCTGAGGCTAATGGAAGGGACGTTCATGATCATCACAGTGCTGCTAAATTGTTGGCacatgaagaagaagaggaacgaAGATACGACGCGGCCACCGTTCGGCGTTGCGATCGATCAGAGAATGCTGCAAATCACTTCAAATGTGATATAGAGAGTCTAGTAAACATGCAGTTGCTTGTTTCATTGGAAGATTTTCTGCATTCGTGCCTACACATTCGGCCTGAGGAAAGACCAAACTGTGAGGAGATGTTAAGACATCCTTTCTTGGTCACCCGCTAA